In Solanum pennellii chromosome 3, SPENNV200, a single window of DNA contains:
- the LOC107013448 gene encoding uncharacterized protein LOC107013448 produces the protein MAAPLNLEEGQSSTRPPRFNGHFYSWWKVRMHDFLMAEDSELWDIVLDGPFIPMIDEKNGEKTCLVPKPRQKYDEADRKKIEKGYKTAHEGTEQVKESKIDMLTSRYENFKMKEGETIHGMFTKLSAITNELRSLGEPISMSKQVRKVLRILPKSWESKVDAITEAKDLKVLTMDALIGNLKTHEMNRNHDLSKKEVKKDKSLMLKYKSDEDFSDDDMCGKAGHFIRECSLLKIENKEHQKPRSDKEKRRDLVLGKSDRKVAADYVVKKALATWGDSSSDSEDRDEPNDVSMVAVHEEETIFNEIDIMNAELDSLTENKVKLEEKMSKMVSLKFDNTELKNQLNQITEEAEKLNGMSNGLQVEIQEKLKSSGKNLGLSLEKRNKLEKDIVKLKEELENSLKWTKSSKLLLNATNQSNFNKKGLGSLNITPPFNHHSKYVFVSDNLLCLHCGKNGHLKGECAGWRNSQERLSNYAERQNL, from the exons atggctgctccacttaATCTAGAAGAAGGTCAGTCTTCAACAAGACCTCCtcgtttcaatggacatttctacagttggtggaaagttagaatgcatgaTTTCCTCATGGCTGAAGATAGTGAGTTATGGGATATTGTACTTGATGGACCGTTTATTCCAATGATAGATGAAAAGAATGGAGAGAAAACGTGTCTTGTTCCAAAGCCTAGACAGAAATACGATGAAGCTGAtagaaaaaagatagaaaagggctACAAG ACAgctcatgaaggaactgaacaagtcaaagaatcaAAGATTGATATGCTTACCTCACGGTatgaaaacttcaaaatgaaggaaggagaaacCATTCATGGGATGTTCACAAAATTGTCCGCCATTACTAATGAGCTGAGAAGTCTTGGTGAACCTATCAGCATGAGCAAACAAGTCAGAAAAGTGCTTCGAATTCTTCCAAAATCATGGGAAAGCAAGGTTGATGCCATCACAGAAGCTAAAGATTTGAAGGTTCTGACAATGGATGCTCTCATTGGAAATCTGAAGACACATGAGATGAATCGAAATCATGATTTatcaaagaaggaagtcaaaaAGGATAAGTCATTAATGCTGAAGTACAAATCAGATGAAGATTTcagtgatgatgatatg TGTGGTAAAGCTGGACACTTTATTAGAGAGTGTTCTCTGCTCAAAATTGAAAACAAGGAACATCAAAAACCAAGAAGTgacaaagagaagagaagggacctggtactcgGTAAGAGTGATCGAAAGGTTGCTGCTGACTATGTGGTCAAAAAGGCGCTTGCTACATGGGGTGACTCTTCAAGTGATTCTGAAGATCGTGATGAACCAAATGATGTGTCTATGGTGGCTGTGCATGAAGAGGAAACCattttcaatgaaat AGACATCATGAATGCTGAACTTGACAGTTTAACAGAAAACAAAGTTAAATTGGAGgagaaaatgtcaaaaatggTGTCTCTAAAGTTTGATAACACTGAACTTAAAAACCAGTTGAATCAGATAACTGAAGAAGCTGAAAAGCTAAATGGAATGTCAAATGGTTTACAagttgaaattcaagaaaaattgaaaagctCTGGAAAAAATCTGGGATTGTCCTTGGAGAAGAGAAACAAATTAGAAAAGGATATTGTCAAACTTAAGGAAGAACTTGAAAACTCTcttaagtggacaaaatccTCTAAATTGTTGTTAAATGCAACAAACcagagtaatttcaataagaaaggacTAGGAAGTTTGAATATCACTCCTCCTTTTAATCATCACAGTAAGTATGTGtttgtgtctgacaatctgctTTGTCTTCATTGTGGTAAAAATGGGCACTTAAAGGGAGAGTGTGCTGGCTGGAGAAACTCCCAAGAAAGACTCTCTAATTATGCTGAAAGGCAAAACTTATGA